The segment AGCAGATGCGAGTGCTGGGCCTGGCTGAGGATGCCGAGCGCACCTACTGGAACTGGCTTGATGCGCTGCACTTGCAGGTGGTCAGGATCATGATTTCGCGTGCTGGGCCGCATCGGAGTAATACCGTTCGTCGGGTTGGAATGCGCCGAGCGTGCGCCGAGAATGCGCCGAAGTAGCACCAAGGCAGACTACCGAAAACGGCCTCTTTTCGGTTTTGCAGTTCACCGGTAAAAAGGTTCCACGATATCCAAAGTGCGCTTAGGCGCTTCCCCACAAGCACTGTGCTGTGCAAGCCGCTCCGACCTGTCGGCGCACCGAGAACCCTGCCACCCGGCGGGGTTTTCTATTTGCGGCGCCGTGCTTTGCCAATGAGGCTTACATGAACAGCGAGCAACAAGCGTTAGTCGAGATGCCAATCTGGATGGTGATAATCCTGTCCCTGGTCGGCGGTGTGTCAGGTGAGATGTGGCGGGCCGACAAGGCGGGGGTACGTGGTTGGGCGCTGGTCCGGCGCATCGTCCTGCGTTCTGGTGCCTGCATTGTGTGCGGCCTCTCCACCATCATGCTGTTGTATTCGATGGGGGCATCGCTGTGGTCGGCTGCCGCGTTCGGCTGTCTGACCGCCATGGCCGGTGCCGATGTTGCCATCAGCTTGTACGAGCGTTGGGCGGCCAAGCGGCTGGGTGTTTGCGAAGTGCCGCCGGCCAGCCATGAAGGGTAACGAGCGGCGGGGCAGTAGCGCATCACGCGGCTACGGTCATCGCTGGCGGTTGGCCCGTGAGGTGTTTCTTGCGGCCAGCCCGTTCTGCTCGATGTGTTCGACGGATCACCGCCCGGTGGCCGCCACGGTGGTCGACCACAAGGTCGCGCCCCGCCTGCAGGAAGCCAAGCAAGGTGGCGACCCTGACAAGATCAAGGCTGCGTGGAAGTTGTTCTGGGATAAGGACAACTGGCAGCCACTGTGCAAGCTGTGCCATGACTCGGTGAAGCAGAGGCTAGAGCGCAGCGGGCGGGTGGCTGGTTGCAGTCCATCGGGCGTGCCGCTCGACCCCAAGCACCACTGGAATCGGCGCTGACCCCGGCGCCCCGCCGCCCCGACCCGCCGGGGTAGGGGGGGTGAAAAACTTTTTCCTCGCCCTCTCATTGACCGCTTGCCCAACTCGGCGTGCAAAACCGGGAAAAATGAGGGAGGGGGGGTATCAGATCAGGAGGTTTCCATGGCCGGAAACGGTAACTCCGGGCGGCCTGGCCTGCCCGCATCGGTGCATCTGCTCAACGGCAATCGCAGCAAGCTTTCGCCCGCGCAGTTGATGAACGAAATCAAAGACCCGTCGGTACCGGTCGGCGTACCGCCCAAGCCAGATTTTCTTGAGGGCGCTGCGGCTGTCGAGTGGACGCGTATCACCGAGGCGCTGCTGGCGTTGGGCTGGTTGGCGAAGCTTGATCAGATGGCGCTCGCTACCTACTGCCAGGCCTACGCTGACTGGCTGCGCTTCCAAAGCTTGATCGCCAAGAAGAACAGCGAATCGGCAGACGGCCTGGGTGGCGAGGTTCAGACCTTCAAGACCGGCGCCCAGCAAACCCATGTGCTGCGACAGCTGGCCAACGACGCCGAG is part of the Pseudomonas fakonensis genome and harbors:
- a CDS encoding phage terminase small subunit P27 family; protein product: MAGNGNSGRPGLPASVHLLNGNRSKLSPAQLMNEIKDPSVPVGVPPKPDFLEGAAAVEWTRITEALLALGWLAKLDQMALATYCQAYADWLRFQSLIAKKNSESADGLGGEVQTFKTGAQQTHVLRQLANDAEKRANAAGAQFGLSPLARRNMRAAAPAGQGELFPNAERDAAAKYFT
- a CDS encoding phage holin family protein, which produces MNSEQQALVEMPIWMVIILSLVGGVSGEMWRADKAGVRGWALVRRIVLRSGACIVCGLSTIMLLYSMGASLWSAAAFGCLTAMAGADVAISLYERWAAKRLGVCEVPPASHEG
- a CDS encoding HNH endonuclease, whose translation is MCSTDHRPVAATVVDHKVAPRLQEAKQGGDPDKIKAAWKLFWDKDNWQPLCKLCHDSVKQRLERSGRVAGCSPSGVPLDPKHHWNRR